Proteins encoded together in one Salarchaeum sp. JOR-1 window:
- the pfdA gene encoding prefoldin subunit alpha, whose translation MSLGGGGGGRQQLQALSQEIEAIEEEIEELRADVESLEAEKTEIDEAIEALDLLESGSMVQVPLGGDAYVRAEVEDIDEVVVGLGGGYAAEQEEDDAVETLESKKETVDDRIDDVQEEITELESESQQLEQQAQQAQQQMMQQQMQGMQEGEDE comes from the coding sequence ATGAGTCTTGGAGGCGGCGGTGGCGGTCGACAGCAGCTTCAGGCGCTTTCACAGGAAATCGAAGCGATCGAGGAGGAGATCGAGGAGCTTCGCGCTGACGTGGAGTCTCTCGAAGCGGAGAAAACGGAGATAGACGAGGCCATCGAGGCGCTCGACCTCCTGGAGAGCGGGTCGATGGTGCAGGTACCGCTCGGCGGCGACGCGTACGTGCGTGCCGAAGTCGAGGACATCGACGAGGTCGTCGTCGGCCTCGGCGGCGGGTACGCCGCGGAGCAGGAGGAAGACGACGCCGTGGAGACGCTAGAGTCGAAGAAGGAGACGGTGGACGACCGCATCGACGACGTGCAGGAAGAAATCACCGAGCTGGAGTCGGAGAGCCAGCAGCTCGAACAGCAGGCCCAGCAGGCCCAGCAGCAGATGATGCAGCAGCAGATGCAGGGCATGCAGGAAGGCGAGGACGAATAG
- a CDS encoding 50S ribosomal protein L31e, with protein sequence MSASDFEERIVTVPLRDVLAEPKHERAGKAMTLIREHLAKHFSVDEDAVRLDPSINEVAWARGQKKPPSKVRVRAARFTEEGEPVVEAEYADE encoded by the coding sequence ATGAGCGCGAGTGATTTCGAGGAGCGGATCGTGACCGTTCCCCTCCGAGATGTGCTTGCGGAGCCGAAACACGAACGTGCGGGGAAGGCGATGACGCTCATCCGCGAACACCTCGCGAAGCACTTCAGCGTGGACGAGGACGCGGTGCGTCTCGACCCGTCCATCAACGAAGTCGCGTGGGCGCGCGGCCAGAAGAAGCCGCCGAGCAAGGTTCGGGTTCGCGCTGCTCGCTTCACTGAAGAGGGCGAACCCGTCGTAGAAGCGGAGTACGCGGACGAGTAA
- the ftsY gene encoding signal recognition particle-docking protein FtsY, producing MFDGLKEKIGRFKSDAEESVEEAAEEVDEADADAESATETESEGAEPASASAESAHPDAEPDAVEEADAEAGESSESEPDEEDESSSAGLASRAKSFARGRVVIDEEDLEEPLRELELALLSSDVEMSVVDEIVETIRDDLVGEERKFTESTGSIVEDALEDALLSVISVGQFDFLERIERAEKPVVIIFTGVNGVGKTTSIAKLSEYLADHGLSSVLANGDTYRAGANEQIREHARNLNRKLIAHEQGGDPAAVIYDAVEYAEANDVDVVLGDTAGRLHTSDDLMSQLEKIERVVDPDMTVFVDEAVAGQDAVNRAREFDRAAEIDGAILTKADADSQGGAAISVSHVTGKPILFLGTGQGYDDIERFDPEELVADLVED from the coding sequence ATGTTCGACGGGCTGAAGGAGAAAATCGGGCGGTTCAAGTCGGACGCGGAGGAGTCCGTAGAGGAGGCCGCGGAAGAAGTCGACGAAGCGGACGCCGACGCTGAATCCGCGACCGAGACGGAATCCGAGGGCGCGGAGCCAGCGTCGGCGTCAGCGGAATCCGCCCACCCGGACGCTGAACCGGACGCGGTCGAGGAGGCAGACGCCGAGGCCGGGGAGTCGTCCGAGTCGGAGCCCGACGAGGAAGACGAGTCGTCGTCCGCGGGGTTGGCGTCGCGCGCGAAGTCGTTCGCGCGCGGCAGGGTCGTCATCGACGAGGAAGACCTCGAGGAGCCGCTTCGAGAGCTCGAACTCGCGCTGTTGTCGAGCGACGTGGAGATGAGCGTCGTGGACGAGATAGTGGAGACGATCCGCGACGACCTCGTGGGCGAGGAGCGGAAGTTCACCGAGTCCACGGGTTCCATCGTCGAGGACGCACTGGAGGACGCGCTGCTGTCCGTGATTTCGGTCGGGCAGTTCGACTTCCTCGAACGCATCGAGAGGGCGGAGAAGCCGGTCGTCATCATCTTCACGGGCGTGAACGGCGTGGGGAAGACGACGAGCATCGCGAAGCTCTCCGAGTACCTCGCCGACCACGGCCTCTCCTCGGTGCTGGCGAACGGCGACACCTATCGGGCGGGCGCGAACGAGCAGATTCGAGAGCACGCCCGGAATTTGAATCGGAAGCTCATCGCGCACGAGCAGGGCGGCGACCCCGCGGCGGTCATCTACGACGCCGTTGAGTACGCCGAGGCGAACGACGTGGACGTGGTGCTCGGGGACACGGCGGGCCGCCTGCACACGTCCGACGACCTGATGAGTCAGTTGGAGAAAATCGAGCGCGTCGTCGACCCGGACATGACGGTGTTCGTGGACGAGGCGGTGGCGGGACAGGACGCGGTGAACCGCGCGCGAGAGTTCGACAGGGCCGCCGAAATCGACGGAGCGATTCTGACGAAGGCCGACGCGGACAGCCAGGGCGGCGCGGCGATCTCGGTGTCGCACGTCACCGGGAAGCCCATTCTCTTCCTCGGAACCGGACAGGGGTACGACGACATCGAGCGCTTCGACCCAGAGGAACTGGTCGCGGACTTAGTCGAGGACTGA
- a CDS encoding 50S ribosomal protein L39e has product MGKKSKSKKKRLAKLERQNSRVPAWVIMKTDRDVQRNPKRRNWRRSDTDE; this is encoded by the coding sequence ATGGGTAAGAAGTCGAAGTCCAAGAAGAAGCGGCTGGCGAAGCTGGAGCGCCAGAACAGCCGTGTTCCGGCGTGGGTCATCATGAAGACGGATCGTGACGTGCAGCGAAACCCGAAGCGCCGGAATTGGCGGCGTAGCGACACCGACGAATAA
- a CDS encoding translation initiation factor IF-6 gives MFRTSFAGSPYVGVFARATDDCVVVRPDVEDDVAASLEDELEVSLVRTTVGGSSTVGSLVAGNSNGLVVSGRARDRERKRLEAETDLAVGVLPGRVNAAGNVVLANDDGAYVHRDLSDEAVGIVADTLGVSVERGTLGGVDTVGTAGVANDRGVLCHPKSTDEELDAVEDALGVPADIGTINYGAPLVGSGLVANSNGYVVGEDTTGPELGRIEDALDYID, from the coding sequence GTGTTCCGTACGTCGTTCGCGGGGTCCCCGTACGTCGGTGTGTTCGCGCGGGCGACCGACGACTGTGTGGTGGTGCGGCCTGACGTCGAGGACGACGTGGCCGCGTCGCTCGAAGACGAGCTGGAGGTATCGCTGGTTCGGACGACCGTCGGCGGGTCGTCGACCGTCGGATCCCTCGTCGCCGGAAACAGCAACGGCCTCGTGGTGAGCGGCCGCGCCCGCGACCGGGAGCGCAAACGCTTGGAAGCAGAGACCGATCTCGCGGTCGGCGTGCTTCCGGGGCGCGTGAACGCCGCGGGAAACGTCGTGCTGGCGAACGACGACGGCGCGTACGTCCACCGCGACCTCTCCGACGAGGCCGTCGGTATCGTCGCAGACACCCTCGGCGTGTCGGTGGAACGCGGGACGCTCGGCGGCGTGGACACCGTCGGGACGGCGGGAGTCGCGAACGACCGCGGCGTGCTCTGCCACCCGAAATCCACGGACGAAGAACTGGACGCCGTGGAGGACGCGCTCGGCGTTCCCGCCGACATCGGCACGATCAACTACGGCGCGCCGCTCGTCGGCTCCGGATTGGTCGCGAACTCGAACGGCTACGTCGTCGGCGAGGACACGACGGGCCCCGAGCTCGGCCGTATCGAGGACGCGCTCGACTACATCGACTGA